One window of the Trifolium pratense cultivar HEN17-A07 linkage group LG2, ARS_RC_1.1, whole genome shotgun sequence genome contains the following:
- the LOC123911181 gene encoding heat shock 70 kDa protein 17: protein MARLLAKLALIVSILTFLFSPSHSAVFSVDLGSESLKVAVVNLKPGQTPISVAINEMSKRKSPVLVSFHDGDRLLGEEAAGLVARYPQKVYSQMRDLIGKPYVSVKNFLDSMYLPFEAKEDSSRGTVNFVVDKNGTEYSPEELVAMVLTYASNLAEFHSKIPIKDAVIAVPPYFGQAERRGLLQAAELAGINVLSLINEYSGAALQYGIDKDFSNESRHVVFYDMGSSSTYAALVYFSSYKSKEYGKTVSVNQFQVKDVRWNPELGGQHMEMRLVEYFANEFNAQVGGGIDVRKFPKAMAKLKKQVKRTKEILSANTAAPISVESLHGDLDFRSTITREKFEELCEDIWEKSLLPLKELLEHSGLSTDQIYAVELIGGATRVPKLQAKLQGFLGRKELDRHLDADEAIVLGAALHAANISDGIKLNRKLGMVDGSLYEFVVELNGPDLLKSESSRQLLVPRMKKLPSKMFRSFNHNKDFEVSLAYESEHHLPPGVTSPLIAQYQISGLTDASEKYSSRNLSSPIKANVHFSLSRSGILSLDRADAVIEITEWVEVPKKNLTVENSTISSNVTDESSATNNSEENSEGVQSDSGNSKASNTSTEEQAAAEPATERKLKKRTFRVPLKIVEKLTGPGMSLSKDFLAEAKTKLQALDKKDAERKRTAEFKNNLEGYIYTTKEKIETLEEFEKVSTSEERQSFVGKLDEVQDWLYTDGEDANATEFEERLNQLKAVGDPIFFRLKELTARPAAVEHAYKYINELKQIVEEWKAKKSWLPKERVDEVINVAEKLKKWLDEKETEQKKTSGFSKPAFTSEEVYSKVFDLQNKVASINRIPKPKPKVQKPVKNETESNEKSTDNSDSTSNDSSEGQSEETVDEKAETHDEL, encoded by the exons ATGGCGCGGCTCCTCGCGAAGCTGGCGCTAATCGTGTCAATTCTCACATTCCTCTTCTCTCCGTCGCATTCCGCTGTATTCAGCGTAGATCTAGGCTCCGAATCGCTCAAAGTCGCCGTCGTAAACTTAAAACCAGGTCAAACTCCGATCTCAGTCGCGATCAACGAGATGTCGAAACGGAAATCACCGGTGTTAGTTTCATTCCACGACGGAGATCGTCTCCTCGGTGAAGAAGCAGCCGGTTTAGTCGCTCGGTATCCACAGAAAGTATATTCTCAAATGAGAGACCTAATAGGGAAACCCTACGTTTCTGTTAAGAATTTTCTAGATTCAATGTACTTGCCTTTCGAAGCGAAGGAGGATTCTTCAAGAGGCACTGTTAATTTCGTTGTAGACAAAAACGGAACTGAATATTCACCTGAGGAATTGGTTGCTATGGTTTTGACTTATGCTTCGAATTTGGCTGAGTTTCATTCGAAGATTCCGATTAAAGACGCTGTGATCGCTGTTCCACCTTATTTTGGACAAGCTGAACGGAGAGGATTGCTTCAGGCCGCGGAGTTAGCCGGGATTAATGTTCTTTCGTTGATTAATGAGTATTCCGGTGCGGCGTTGCAGTATGGGATTGATAAGGATTTCTCAAATGAATCAAGGCATGTTGTTTTCTATGACATGGGTTCTAGTAGTACCTATGCTGCACTTGTGTATTTCTCCTCTTATAAGAGTAAAGAGTATGGGAAGACAGTTTCGGTGAATCAGTTTCAG GTCAAGGATGTGCGTTGGAACCCTGAGCTAGGTGGTCAGCATATGGAAATGCGATTGGTAGAGTATTTTGCCAATGAATTCAATGCACAAGTTGGTGGTGGAATAGATGTGAGAAAGTTTCCCAAGGCCATGGCTAAGTTAAAGAAACAGGTTAAACGGACAAAAGAAATTCTTAGCGCAAACACCGCAGCTCCCATTTCAGTTGAGTCGCTTCATGGTGATTTGGACTTCAG GAGCACAATAACCCGTGAGAAATTTGAAGAGCTTTGTGAAGATATATGGGAAAAATCTCTGTTACCGTTGAAAGAGTTGCTCGAGCATTCAGGCTTGTCAACAGATCAAATATACGCAGTGGAGTTAATTGGAGGTGCTACCAGAGTGCCAAAATTACAG GCTAAGCTTCAAGGGTTCCTTGGTAGAAAAGAACTTGATAGGCATCTCGACGCTGATGAAGCAATAGTTCTTGGTGCTGCTCTGCATGCTGCAAATATAAGTGATGGAATCAAATTAAACCGCAAACTAGGAATGGTCGATGGTTCCTTATATGAGTTTGTGGTTGAATTGAATGGTCCTGATCTTCTGAAAAGTGAAAGTTCAAGACAGTTACTTGTACCACGAATGAAGAAACTCCCAAGCAAG ATGTTCAGATCCTTTAATCACAACAAAGATTTTGAAGTTTCACTAGCTTATGAAAGTGAACATCATTTGCCACCTGGTGTTACCTCTCCCTTAATTGCTCAATACCAGATATCTGGTTTAACAGATGCAAGCGAGAA ATACTCATCTCGGAATCTGTCGTCCCCCATTAAGGCAAATGTACATTTCTCTCTTAGTAGAAGTGGAATTCTTTCTCTGGATCGGGCAGATGCTGTTATTGAAATAACAGAGTGGGTGGAAGTTCCCAAGAAGAACTTGACCGTAGAGAATTCAACTATTTCGTCAAATGTAACGGATGAATCTAGTGCTACAAACAATTCTGAGGAAAACAGTGAAGGTGTGCAAAGTGATAGTGGTAATAGTAAGGCATCTAACACGAGTACAGAAGAGCAAGCTGCTGCTGAACCTGCTACAGAGAGAAAGTTGAAAAAGCGGACCTTTAGGGTACCATTAAAG ATTGTTGAGAAGCTAACAGGACCCGGGATGTCTCTATCGAAAGATTTTCTTGCTGAAgctaaaacaaaattacaagcGCTAGACAAAAAAGATGCAGAAAGGAAAAGGACAGCtgagtttaaaaataatttagaaggatatatatatactactaagGAAAAG ATTGAAACTCTTGAGGAGTTTGAAAAAGTTTCTACAAGTGAGGAACGCCAGTCCTTTGTTGGGAAGCTTGATGAG GTGCAAGATTGGTTATATACAGATGGTGAAGATGCCAACGCTACAGAGTTCGAAGAGCGTCTAAATCAGTTAAAAGCTGTTGGAGATCCAATTTTCTTCAG GTTAAAAGAGCTTACAGCTCGACCAGCGGCAGTTGAGCATGCCTATAAATACATTAATGAGCTGAAACAG ATTGTAGAAGAGTGGAAAGCAAAGAAGTCTTGGCTTCCAAAAGAACGAGTAGATGAG GTTATTAATGTTGCGGAAAAGTTAAAGAAATGGTTGGATGAGAAAGAAACTGAGCAAAAGAA gaCTTCTGGATTCAGTAAGCCTGCATTTACATCTGAAGAAGTATATTCAAAGGTGTTTGATCTACAAAACAAG GTTGCCAGTATTAATAGAAtccccaagcccaagcccaaggTTCAGAAGCCTGTCAAGAATGAAACTGAGAGCAATGAGAAGAGTACTGATAATTCCGATTCTACCTCAAATGATAGTTCAGAAGGCCAAAGTGAAGAAACAGTTGATGAGAAAGCAGAAACTCACGATGAGTTATGA
- the LOC123911180 gene encoding uncharacterized protein LOC123911180, translating to MDSSNNSEFEIDEMEAEYGKFLDEYAKNYDSYDAQGSNQTNHDISPIDNNIEPCLENFYGQTFGRLSISGQLIQSYVFELTLAQLNKATKTQFTLPSEFSNYVRQYNFHKLVLQVPNKSSSIVHLKYPENHSENVKIARGWKNFCLANSIELGDRISFEFKDINLNVCQVSIV from the exons ATGGATTCGTCAAATAACAG TGAATTTGAAATTGATGAAATGGAAGCAGAATATGGGAAGTTTCTGGATGAATATGCAAAAAATTATGACTCTTACGATGCTCAAGGATCAAATCAGACTAATCATGACATATCCCCTATTGATAACAATATAGAACCATGTCTTGAAAATTTCTACGGTCAAACATTTGGTAGATTGTCAATTAGTGGTCAACTAATACAATCATATGTTTTTGAATTGACACTTGCTCAACTAAACAAGGCAACAAAGACACAATTT ACACTACCTTCTGAATTTAGCAATTATGTAAGGCAATACAATTTTCATAAGCTGGTTCTACAAGTACCAAACAAGAGCAGTTCAATTGTTCACTTAAAATATCCGGAAAATCATTCGGAGAATGTCAAAATTGCAAGAGGATGGAAAAATTTCTGTTTGGCCAACAGTATTGAATTAGGAGATAGAATAAGTTTTGAATTCAAAGATATAAACTTAAATGTTTGTCAGGTTTCCATAGTTTAG